One genomic region from Methanonatronarchaeum thermophilum encodes:
- the fdhD gene encoding formate dehydrogenase accessory sulfurtransferase FdhD, whose translation MYKNKNISIQEKTQTKKVPIEEPVSLFINGKHFKTFMISPEKKEEFTIGHLISEGIIKTPEEIQSIDIDGKEINTILKQYKEQPSKGLIVSGCGGGTNYLDENNLPKIKNKTKFNLKQINKFMLNVLESGKNTGVHSSGIQTNDQKYQQIIYDIGRHNSIDKIIGAAVKQKINLDKSYVVSTGRMSSDMALKCAKAGIPIAGSHRSLTTLAIEIGEKTNLTLLGNLSNPKQTEIYTNPQKIINQKNH comes from the coding sequence ATGTATAAAAACAAAAATATCTCAATCCAAGAAAAAACCCAAACCAAAAAAGTTCCAATAGAAGAACCAGTATCACTATTCATAAATGGAAAACACTTCAAGACATTCATGATAAGTCCAGAAAAAAAAGAAGAATTCACAATCGGACACCTTATAAGCGAAGGAATAATAAAAACCCCAGAAGAGATACAATCAATAGACATAGACGGAAAAGAGATAAACACAATACTAAAACAATACAAAGAACAGCCAAGCAAAGGCCTCATAGTAAGTGGATGTGGAGGAGGTACAAACTACCTAGACGAAAACAACCTACCAAAAATCAAAAACAAAACAAAATTCAACCTAAAACAAATCAACAAATTCATGCTAAACGTACTTGAATCCGGAAAAAACACCGGAGTCCACAGCAGTGGAATACAAACAAATGACCAAAAATACCAACAAATAATCTACGACATAGGCAGACACAACTCCATAGACAAAATAATCGGAGCAGCAGTCAAACAAAAAATAAACCTAGACAAAAGCTACGTAGTCTCAACCGGCAGAATGTCCTCAGACATGGCATTAAAATGCGCCAAAGCAGGAATACCAATAGCCGGGTCACACAGATCACTAACAACCCTAGCAATAGAAATCGGCGAAAAAACCAACCTAACACTACTAGGAAACCTAAGCAACCCAAAACAAACAGAGATCTACACAAACCCACAAAAAATAATCAACCAAAAAAACCACTAA
- a CDS encoding vWA domain-containing protein encodes MDQKKRLEKARIQLLINNPFFGHLANYFQFKENKTIKGPIATKNKTIYYNPKNTTQYNNEELQTSIAHVIMHTALGHDWRQGNRNKKIWDTSTDQAVNHLLNASNFTLPKQTELKANFKDKSAEEIYAELKKQIKEKNNKNQDKKQPNQKQIKEKNNQYKGASLENKIDSHETWEKTTKKQQKNNQEEWKRRMTEAAKHAEKEGQLPGTIERKVKKTTKPKINWRHQLRRYIIQHARDDYNWMRPNRRLLQYNIYYPSARNEKLEIAVAIDTSGSISQNQLETFLSEVKEILNYTDNYKIILIACDAKIQNYREITSEETTNINKTIQKFAENIKGGGGTKYSPVLEKLKNKQINALIYLTDGKCNEKLKKPKYDVIWAISQQGTTERINFGKKIQINTEN; translated from the coding sequence ATGGACCAAAAAAAAAGACTAGAAAAAGCTAGAATACAACTTCTAATAAACAACCCCTTTTTCGGACACCTAGCAAACTACTTCCAATTCAAAGAAAACAAAACAATAAAAGGCCCAATAGCAACAAAAAACAAAACCATATACTACAACCCAAAAAATACCACTCAATACAACAATGAAGAACTCCAGACATCGATAGCCCACGTAATAATGCATACAGCACTAGGACATGACTGGAGACAAGGCAACAGAAACAAAAAAATATGGGACACATCAACCGATCAAGCCGTAAACCACCTATTAAACGCAAGCAACTTCACACTACCAAAACAAACCGAATTAAAAGCCAACTTCAAAGATAAAAGCGCGGAAGAAATATACGCAGAACTAAAAAAACAAATAAAAGAAAAAAACAACAAAAACCAAGACAAAAAACAACCAAACCAAAAACAAATAAAAGAAAAAAACAACCAATACAAAGGAGCAAGCCTCGAAAACAAAATAGACAGCCATGAAACATGGGAAAAAACAACAAAAAAACAACAAAAAAACAATCAAGAAGAATGGAAACGAAGAATGACAGAAGCAGCTAAACACGCTGAAAAAGAAGGCCAACTCCCAGGAACAATAGAAAGAAAAGTCAAAAAAACCACAAAACCCAAAATCAACTGGAGACACCAACTCAGAAGATACATAATCCAACACGCCAGAGACGACTACAACTGGATGAGACCAAACAGACGACTCCTACAATACAACATATACTACCCCTCCGCCAGAAACGAAAAACTAGAAATAGCAGTAGCAATCGACACAAGCGGAAGCATAAGCCAAAACCAACTAGAAACATTCCTATCAGAAGTTAAAGAAATACTAAACTACACAGACAACTACAAAATCATCCTAATAGCCTGCGACGCAAAAATACAAAACTACAGAGAAATCACCTCAGAAGAAACAACAAACATAAACAAAACAATACAAAAATTCGCCGAAAACATAAAAGGCGGTGGAGGAACCAAATACTCCCCAGTACTTGAAAAACTCAAAAACAAACAAATAAACGCATTAATCTACCTAACAGACGGAAAATGCAACGAAAAACTAAAAAAACCAAAATACGATGTAATATGGGCAATATCACAACAAGGAACAACAGAACGAATAAACTTTGGAAAAAAAATCCAAATAAACACAGAAAACTAA
- a CDS encoding sulfite exporter TauE/SafE family protein translates to MISILSVPIVLSAIAFLFSMLGRSGGTLYTPLFFWMGFDLKTQAIPLSIFLGFLTSSIAMANYSWKKILNWRIAIPLGLTMLIFSPLGAYFQLNIPEKHIIFILACFTALSVIPLLFEKTINIQNKKFNKKNLVIGLSGGASLGFFTAIIGRGGGTFIVPLLYTIGVKIKTAAAISSFAVACSQGSSLIAYLSLHAEPEWTLWIASILAVITGSLAGSKFMVESLSSRQIKWIFIIINLLIATTLIINDVILA, encoded by the coding sequence ATGATTTCGATATTAAGTGTACCAATTGTTCTATCAGCCATCGCTTTTTTATTCTCAATGCTAGGGAGAAGTGGAGGAACACTCTACACACCCTTATTTTTCTGGATGGGTTTCGACCTCAAAACCCAAGCTATACCTCTATCTATATTTTTAGGTTTCTTAACAAGTTCAATTGCAATGGCAAACTACAGCTGGAAAAAAATATTAAATTGGCGTATAGCTATTCCTTTAGGCTTAACAATGCTGATTTTTTCGCCTTTAGGAGCTTATTTTCAACTAAACATACCCGAAAAACACATAATCTTCATTCTAGCATGTTTCACAGCACTATCAGTCATACCTCTCCTATTTGAAAAAACAATCAATATCCAAAATAAAAAGTTTAACAAAAAAAACCTGGTTATAGGTCTTTCTGGAGGCGCATCTCTAGGTTTTTTTACAGCAATTATCGGAAGAGGAGGAGGAACCTTCATCGTCCCATTACTATACACCATTGGTGTAAAAATCAAAACAGCAGCCGCAATATCATCCTTCGCAGTAGCATGTTCACAGGGAAGCAGTCTCATAGCATACTTATCCCTCCATGCTGAACCAGAATGGACCTTATGGATAGCCAGCATCTTAGCAGTAATAACTGGCAGCCTAGCAGGCTCGAAATTTATGGTGGAAAGCCTAAGCTCACGCCAAATCAAATGGATATTCATAATAATAAACCTCCTAATAGCCACCACCCTAATAATAAACGACGTAATCCTAGCATAA